A genomic region of Raphanus sativus cultivar WK10039 chromosome 6, ASM80110v3, whole genome shotgun sequence contains the following coding sequences:
- the LOC108810541 gene encoding F-box/kelch-repeat protein At2g44700-like: MSPSSFSSLPIDIVLEIFARVPKRSHPILSCVSKNFNRLLRSPAEIHKIRSLLRKDSLFICFVEKTDAQWFTLRRAENNPTENHFSSIDLVFPSHTKQEPCVVVAIGPELFFGSFHPSSTMWVLDSRTLTFRQGPSSRGDRLCRSACVVGSKVYVIGIYTSDDEINVESFDVKTQTWELADVPDDQGWWWSAVAIASLNRKVCAFNFSDNARLKCYDPRDGSCESLGLPTEGKLLCRTGACVMNNVLYVYYARLGLMWFDSEMRLWRVVSGLSHLNKVRSVAMAEYYGKMAFLWEDEIGVVGETKEVWCRMIALERREGEVRGIAEAPQLLGSVPRGYRLQHCLSVSD; this comes from the coding sequence ATGTCGCCGTCGTCGTTTTCCTCACTTCCCATCGACATCGTCTTGGAAATCTTCGCCCGCGTGCCGAAACGTTCTCACCCGATCCTCTCTTGCGTCTCCAAGAACTTCAACCGTCTTCTTCGTTCGCCGGCGGAGATACACAAGATTCGCTCTCTCCTCCGCAAAGACTCACTCTTCATCTGCTTCGTCGAGAAAACAGATGCACAATGGTTCACTCTCCGAAGAGCTGAGAACAACCCGACGGAGAACCACTTCTCCTCCATCGACCTCGTGTTCCCTTCTCATACCAAGCAAGAACCATGCGTCGTCGTCGCTATAGGCCCTGAGCTTTTCTTTGGATCATTCCACCCTTCGTCAACCATGTGGGTTCTTGATTCAAGAACTTTGACGTTTCGCCAAGGACCTAGTTCGAGAGGTGATAGGTTATGCAGAAGCGCGTGTGTAGTCGGAAGCAAGGTGTACGTGATCGGGATCTATACATCAGACGACGAGATAAACGTGGAGTCATTTGACGTGAAGACGCAGACGTGGGAACTAGCGGATGTTCCTGACGATCAAGGGTGGTGGTGGAGTGCGGTCGCAATTGCGTCGTTAAACAGGAAAGTTTGTGCGTTCAATTTTTCTGACAATGCTCGTCTTAAGTGCTACGATCCTAGAGATGGGTCTTGTGAGAGTTTAGGTTTGCCTACTGAGGGTAAATTGTTGTGTAGAACGGGTGCTTGTGTGATGAACAATGTGCTCTACGTTTACTACGCTAGGTTGGGGTTGATGTGGTTTGACTCTGAGATGAGGCTATGGAGAGTGGTTAGTGGTTTGAGTCACCTAAACAAGGTTCGATCTGTTGCAATGGCGGAGTATTATGGAAAAATGGCGTTTTTGTGGGAAGATGAGATTGGTGTTGTTGGTGAAACGAAGGAGGTTTGGTGTAGAATGATTGCGTTGGAGAGGAGAGAAGGAGAGGTTCGTGGGATTGCTGAAGCGCCTCAACTTCTGGGGAGTGTCCCTCGTGGCTATAGGTTGCAGCATTGTCTCTCTGTTTCAGATTGA
- the LOC108812635 gene encoding E3 ubiquitin-protein ligase RKP, producing MAEDTLRVGGGMMSSGLAVLLNGEDNAKESSSKSRIVPHFDYSVQRPLERTIEFVFGLPEKSVGPLDGGKVDSSLVRAVIRNQFSKVHCEFDASVSQREGISVVSHGVVGPSVVGLEEDSICGEIRTVKPPLVLESFALFSSARANACVWKGRWMYEVALETSGIQQLGWASIACPFTDQKGVGDADDSYAFDGRRVSKWNNESEPYGQSWVAGDVIGCCIDLNCDEISFYRNGVSLGVAFSGIRKLGPGFGYYPAISLSQGERCELNFGAYPFKYPVEGFLPLQEAPPRSSFATELLRCFSRLLDRPDRSLADTLSRLRRFASVEELFSPVSRAICDEFYYMLGQDPLLPEYLGRGAFLSFLLEIFRTQAPHDCSSLDRVLDVLLESPLSHLIFAHVINALAFSCKTATLTLTECPYSGPYPYLALACHLLRREEMMVLWWRSLHFEFLFEGFLSCRSSNKHDLQQLMPVVWWPGSSEDISHESSMGFTISALSEAINKIEEKQRNLCLLVIQFIPPISPPQLPGSAFRGFLQNLLLKNRGADRNLAPSGVTRNSVLVSLFSVILHFLSEGFEMLKSSETVRHNVGFLHRGGQQTFPLSLFLKNDPHRADITRLGGLFSHISKSYPTDDQEEEIMRWEEGCMDDEHSRVTHRTEQKPCCCIAYDTDLTKSLKDRGKNTAKSTRGQCSSIPERSSHVAAECSGGSFSEEIEDKPSTSNQSDPDFGYRPVRFMRTSIQESRISSAILSEEELLDSLLLLYHIAVAPNFKQASYYMSQQSQSISLLEETDKQIRERASSDQLKRLKEARKSYKEEVMECVRHSAWFRISLFSRWKQRGMYALCMWVVQLLLILSKMDSVFVYIPEFYLESLVDCFHVLRKSDPPFVPSTTFIKQGLSSFITFVVTHFNDSRISNTDLRDLLLQSISVLVQYKEYMEAFENNEAATRHMPAALLSAFDNRSWIPVTNIFLRLCKGSGFSSLKNGESSFSSTVFQALLRDACINDCELLSTFLNRLFNTLSWTITEFSVSVRDMQEKYQVMEFQQRKCCVIFELSSNLARVLEFCTSAIPQAFLSGTDTNLRRLTELILFILNHMTSAVDDEFFDLSLRRQGQPSEKLSRGILLAPLVGIILNLLDASEEDTKQKQQHDVVGLFASMDCPDTVYCGFQYLLEYDWDGCVSGDDAYVKKLGQLASFLNHLVNRTSSQEPARIEELFNKDATDLDDNTCCICYAGDANAMLVPCSHRSCYGCITRHLLNCQRCFFCNATVIDVIRDNEEEDN from the exons ATGGCTGAAGACACCCTACGGGTTGGTGGTGGTATGATGTCTTCTGGTTTAGCCGTTTTACTCAATGGTGAAGACAACGCCAAGGAGAGTTCATCTAAATCTCGCATCGTTCCACATTTTGATTATTCCGTTCAGCGACCTCTAGAACGGACCATCGAGTTCGTATTTGGTCTACCAGAGAAGTCTGTTGGTCCATTGGACGGCGGCAAAGTGGACAGTAGCTTGGTCCGAGCGGTGATCAGGAATCAATTCTCCAAGGTTCATTGTGAGTTTGATGCTTCGGTGAGTCAGAGAGAAGGGATCTCTGTTGTGAGTCACGGTGTTGTTGGACCTTCCGTTGTTGGCCTCGAAGAGGATAGCATATGCGGTGAGATCAGGACTGTGAAGCCGCCTCTTGTGTTGGAGAGCTTTGCGCTCTTCAGCTCCGCCAGGGCTAACGCTTGTGTCTGGAAAGGCAGATGGATGTATGAAGTTGCTTTAGAGACCTCTGGGATTCAACAGCTTGGTTGGGCTAGTATTGCTTGTCCTTTCACTGACCAGAAAGGTGTGGGTGATGCTGATGATTCGTATGCTTTTGATGGTCGAAGGGTGAGCAAATGGAACAATGAATCTGAACCTTATGGGCAGTCTTGGGTAGCTGGTGACGTCATCGGTTGCTGCATAGATTTGAACTGTGATGAGATATCTTTCTACAGGAATGGCGTCTCCCTTGGGGTTGCATTTTCTGGTATTAGGAAACTTGGACCTGGATTTGGGTATTACCCTGCTATTTCTCTTTCTCaaggtgagagatgtgagttaaATTTCGGTGCTTACCCGTTCAAATACCCTGTGGAAGGTTTCCTACCTCTCCAAGAAGCTCCACCTCGAAGTTCTTTTGCAACAGAGCTACTACGCTGCTTCTCAAGATTGCTGGATAGGCCGGACCGTTCGTTGGCTGATACATTAAGTAGACTTAGGAGGTTTGCCTCCGTTGAAGAACTCTTTTCCCCTGTTTCTCGTGCCATATGTGATGAGTTCTACTACATGCTTGGGCAAGACCCTTTGTTGCCTGAGTACTTAGGACGGGGTGCATTTCTCTCATTCCTCTTAGAGATTTTTAGAACTCAAGCCCCGCATGACTGTTCAAGTTTAGACAGAGTTCTTGATGTGCTTCTTGAGTCCCCACTGTCTCATTTGATCTTTGCGCATGTAATAAACGCTCTCGCTTTTAGCTGCAAAACAGCAACGCTTACTCTAACCGAGTGTCCATACTCAGGACCTTATCCCTATCTTGCGCTGGCTTGTCATTTGTTAAGACGGGAAGAAATGATGGTACTGTGGTGGAGATCTTTGCATTTCGAGTTTCTGTTCGAAGGTTTCTTGTCATGCCGGAGTTCCAACAAGCACGACTTACAGCAACTAATGCCTGTTGTTTGGTGGCCTGGATCCTCTGAAGATATATCCCACGAGAGTAGCATGGGCTTTACGATCTCTGCTCTCTCTGAAGCCATTAACAAG ATCGAGGAGAAGCAGAGAAACCTCTGTCTCTTGGTCATACAGTTCATACCACCCATATCGCCTCCCCAGCTTCCTGGTTCAGCATTCAGGGGATTCCTACAGAACCTCTTATTAAAGAACAGAGGCGCGGACAGGAATCTGGCCCCTTCAGGAGTTACACGAAACTCAGTTCTTGTCTCTCTGTTCTCGGTTATACTCCATTTTTTGTCAGAAGGTTTTGAGATGCTGAAGAGTAGTGAAACTGTCCGTCACAATGTTGGTTTCCTTCACAGAGGTGGTCAGCAGACGTTTCCATTGAGTTTGTTTCTTAAAAATGATCCACACCGAGCTGACATCACCAGGCTTGGCGGGTTGTTTAGTCATATATCGAAGTCCTACCCTACAGATGATCAAGAGGAAGAAATTATGCGGTGGGAAGAAGGTTGTATGGATGATGAACACAGTAGAGTAACTCACAGAACCGAGCAGAAGCCATGCTGTTGCATAGCCTATGATACTGATCTTACTAAATCCTTAAAGGACCGAGGAAAGAATACTGCGAAAAGTACTCGTGGTCAGTGCAGCTCTATTCCTGAGAGATCCTCTCATGTTGCTGCAGAATGTAGTGGTGGAAGTTTCAGTGAAGAAATAGAGGACAAGCCTAGCACGAGTAATCAGTCTGACCCCGACTTTGGTTATCGTCCAGTAAGATTTATGAGGACTTCAATACAAGAGAGTAGAATATCATCTGCTATACTAAGCGAAGAGGAACTGTTAGATTCTCTATTGCTATTATACCATATTGCTGTTGCTCCAAATTTTAAGCAG GCATCATACTACATGTCTCAACAATCGCAATCAATATCACTTCTTGAAGAAACAGATAAACAAATAAGAGAACGAGCTTCTAGTGACCAATTAAAGCGCTTGAAGGAAGCTCGCAAAAGTTACAAGGAAGAAGTGATGGAGTGCGTCAGACATTCTGCATG GTTTCGCATCTCATTGTTCTCTCGGTGGAAGCAAAGGGGAATGTATGCGTTGTGTATGTGGGTTGTTCAGTTACTTCTGATTCTCAGCAAAATGGATTCTGTGTTTGTGTACATTCCAGAGTTTTACCTTGAATCTTTG GTAGATTGTTTCCATGTGCTTCGCAAGAGTGATCCTCCGTTTGTTCCATCAACAACGTTTATCAAGCAAGGACTATCATCATTT ATAACTTTTGTAGTAACGCACTTCAACGATTCAAGGATATCGAACACAGATCTTAGAGATCTACTTCTCCAGTCAATATCCGTCTTGGTACAGTACAAAGAGTACATGGAAGCTTTTGAGAACAACGAGGCAGCTACTCGGCACATGCCTGCAGCTCTACTGTCAGCGTTTGACAATAGATCTTGGATCCCTGTCACGAATATATTTCTTCGTCTTTGCAAAGGTTCCGGATTTAGCTCTTTGAAGAACGGGGAGTCTTCCTTTTCATCAACTGTCTTCCAG GCTCTTCTACGAGATGCTTGTATCAATGACTGTGAATTACTCTCTACTTTTCTTAACCGGCTATTCAACACGCTGAGCTGGACCATCACTGAGTTTTCCGTCTCGGTGCGAGACATGCAAGAAAAGTATCAG GTAATGGAGTTTCAGCAGAGGAAATGTTGCGTGATATTTGAGCTTTCAAGCAATCTCGCAAGGGTCTTAGAGTTCTGCACTTCTGCAATACCACAAGCATTTCTTTCTGGGACGGACACAAATCTCCGTAGGCTCACTGAGTTGATTCTTTTCATCTTGAATCACATGACCTCAGCAGTAGATGACGAGTTCTTTGATCT GTCACTTAGACGGCAAGGACAACCTTCAGAGAAACTTAGCCGAGGGATCTTATTAGCTCCTTTGGTTGGTATCATCTTGAATCTCTTGGATGCTAGTGAAGAAGATACAAAACAGAAGCAACAACATGACGTAGTTGGTCTTTTCGCGAGCATGGACTGTCCTGATACAGTCTATTGCGGGTTTCAATACCTCTTGGAATATGACTGG gacgGTTGTGTAAGCGGTGATGATGCGTATGTGAAGAAACTTGGACAGCTGGCGAGTTTCTTGAACCACCTCGTGAACCGAACTTCGTCACAAGAACCTGCAAGAATCGAAGAGCTGTTCAACAAAGACGCAACAGATTTAGATGACAACACGTGCTGTATCTGCTACGCGGGTGATGCTAATGCGATGCTTGTTCCGTGTTCACATCGGTCATGTTACGGTTGCATAACTAGACATCTTCTCAATTGTCAGAGATGTTTCTTCTGCAATGCTACGGTTATTGATGTTATAAGAGAtaacgaagaagaagacaacTGA
- the LOC108810833 gene encoding target of rapamycin complex subunit LST8-1 translates to MSHQPSAIIATASYDCTIRFWEAETTHCYRAINCPALPERELYEDPDKPQHVNKLEISPDKRHLAAACNPYIRLFDINSHYAHVRTFVSHTSNVTAVGFHADSNSMYSGSEDGTVRIWDLRSPNQPEVYERNCQKAYHAHESVTPINTVVLHPNQTELISGDKDGIIRVWDTRMNACTIELVPEPDTAIRSLSFMRDGTMLVAANDGGTCYTWNILRGNQVITEFEPIRKLQAHNRQILKCVISPDNKYLVTASSDKTVKIWNIDNFTLVKVLTGHQRWVWDCAFSVDGKFLLTASSDKTARLWSMEEGKEVRVYRGHDKAIVCCALNDS, encoded by the exons ATGAGTCATCAGCCTTCTGCTATTATCGCAACTGCTAGCTATGATTGTACAATCCGATTCTGGGAAGCCGAAACCACTCACTGTTACCGTGCCATCAACTGTCCTGCtctg CCTGAAAGAGAGCTCTACGAAGACCCAGATAAACCTCAGCATGTGAACAAGCTCGAGATAAGCCCAGATAAGCGTCATCTAGCAGCAGCTTGCAATCCTTATATACGGCTCTTTGATATCAATTCCCATTAtgcacat GTGAGGACTTTTGTTTCACACACCAGCAATGTTACGGCCGTTGGGTTTCATGCTGACAGCAATTCGATGTACTCAGGATCAGAGGATGGCACAGTTAGGATCTGGGACTTGAG GTCTCCTAATCAACCAGAGGTGTACGAACGGAATTGCCAAAAGGCATATCACGCTCATGAAAGTGTTACCCCAATTAACACAGTTGTTTTACACCCAAATCAG ACTGAATTGATATCTGGAGACAAAGATGGAATTATACGTGTATGGGATACCAGAATGAATGCATGTACCATTGAACTG GTACCAGAACCTGATACAGCTATACGGTCTTTATCGTTTATGAGGGATGGGACAATGTTGGTTGCTGCTAACGACGGTGGCACATGTTATACATGGAACATCTTGCGTGGAAATCAG GTGATAACGGAATTTGAGCCCATTCGTAAGCTTCAAGCTCATAATAGACAGATCCTTAAATGTGTTATATCTCCTGATAACAA ATATCTAGTGACTGCATCCTCTGATAAAACTGTCAAAATCTGGAACATCGATAATTTCACGCTAGTTAAAGTCTTAACAG GACATCAGAGATGGGTCTGGGACTGCGCCTTCTCAGTGGATGGAAAATTTCTTTTAACAG CATCATCGGACAAGACGGCTAGATTGTGGTCGATGGAAGAGGGAAAAGAAGTGAGAGTGTACCGAGGTCATGACAAAGCAATTGTGTGTTGTGCACTCAATGATAGCTAA
- the LOC108810720 gene encoding F-box/kelch-repeat protein At2g44700 — protein MSPSSSFSSLPVDIVLEILARVPRRYHPTLSCVSKNFCRLLRSPEIHKIRSLLSRDSLFICFLGKRDAQWFTLRRAENNPKENHFASIDLVFPSHTHQEPCVVAIGPEIFFICSSFYPSSNMWVLDSRTGTFRQGPSSRANRLCRSAGVVGSKVYVIGIYTSDDEIHVESFDVKTQTWELAPVPEDQEWWWTAAATVSLKRKVCALRFSGNAIKCYDTRDGSCESLGLPAKGELLCRTGACVMNNVLYVYYARFGLMWYDSDMRLWRVISGLSHLKKVQSVAMAEYYGKLAFLWEEEVGVGGETKEVWCRMIALERSEGEVRGIAEAPQLLGSVPRGYRLQHCLSVSD, from the coding sequence ATGTCTCCGTCGTCGTCGTTTTCCTCGCTTCCCGTCGACATCGTCTTGGAAATACTAGCTCGCGTGCCGAGACGCTATCACCCGACCCTCTCTTGCGTCTCCAAGAACTTCTGCCGTCTTCTTCGTTCGCCGGAGATACACAAGATTCGCTCTCTCCTCAGCAGAGATTCACTCTTCATCTGCTTCCTCGGCAAAAGGGATGCACAATGGTTCACTCTCCGAAGAGCTGAGAATAACCCGAAAGAGAACCACTTCGCCTCCATCGACCTCGTGTTCCCTTCTCATACCCATCAAGAACCCTGCGTCGTCGCTATAGGACCTGAGATTTTCTTTATCTGTTCATCATTCTATCCTTCGTCAAACATGTGGGTTCTTGATTCAAGAACCGGGACGTTTCGCCAAGGACCTAGTTCGAGAGCTAATAGGTTATGCAGAAGCGCGGGTGTAGTCGGAAGCAAGGTGTACGTGATCGGGATCTATACATCAGACGACGAGATACACGTGGAGTCATTTGACGTGAAGACGCAGACGTGGGAACTAGCGCCTGTTCCTGAGGATCAAGAGTGGTGGTGGACTGCGGCCGCGACTGtgtcattaaaaaggaaagtttgtGCGTTACGTTTTTCTGGCAATGCTATTAAGTGCTACGATACTAGAGATGGGTCTTGTGAGAGTTTAGGTTTGCCTGCTAAGGGTGAATTGTTGTGTAGAACGGGTGCTTGTGTGATGAACAATGTGCTCTACGTTTATTACGCTAGGTTCGGGTTGATGTGGTATGACTCTGATATGAGGCTGTGGAGAGTGATTAGTGGTTTGAGTCATCTCAAGAAGGTTCAGTCTGTTGCAATGGCTGAATACTATGGAAAGTTGGCGTTCTTGTGGGAAGAAGAGGTTGGTGTTGGTGGTGAAACGAAAGAGGTTTGGTGTAGAATGATTGCTTTGGAGAGGAGTGAAGGAGAGGTTCGTGGGATTGCTGAAGCGCCTCAACTTCTGGGCAGTGTCCCTCGTGGCTATAGGTTGCAGCATTGTCTCTCTGTTTCAGATTGA
- the LOC108810312 gene encoding elicitor peptide 6 has protein sequence MEGNGEEKKSSRREDEEKEVYYPLLNSPCSAFHKTVQAILKCLGLESSSISPSSSSSEDPGTGTVQETGFMAMVARLIRRRPRPPYSSGQPGQIN, from the exons ATGGAAGGTaatggagaagaaaagaaaagcagtagaagagaagatgaagaaaaagaagtttACTACCCTCTTCTCAACTCTCCATGTTCTGCCTTTCACAAAACTGTTCAAGCCATCTTGAAGTGCCTTGGTCTTGAATCATCATCCATAtcaccatcttcatcatcatcagaagaCCCTGGAACTGGAACT GTTCAAGAAACGGGATTTATGGCGATGGTTGCAAGATTGATAAGAAGGAGACCAAGACCACCTTACAGCTCAGGACAACCTGGTCAGATCAACTGA
- the LOC130495845 gene encoding uncharacterized protein LOC130495845, which produces MAKSDSVYNEEYDRANRGNDQQTRKDIKSLQDKLDLQRPHYNNQQGGHQATQSYPPGFSNQSNQSTQAQGSSSQAASSDSSVDSMFKKLLEFQARNEKTMVYEFKNIHTKIDGNYSDLNNKFLQLASRFNTLESQVDEIEKLVFGTELGKIEKLVVATAEAHMVDKAMERVQVQAERKVEATNLLRVEPSAEKSVERRADQKLNEVKKDDTEIELSPYDKLPFPQRVLTKAQKKVLSKFRKDLSDVGVRLPEISGMREAHVQMMLIKDILDHQAEVAELLDISILKIDPPVPPQSLPKLESQGKFTLSCSLGKITMNDALVDSGASVNVISLEMVKSLGIEGMEPNTSSLMFGDSSSTTPIGIIKDYPLKIGACTIPIDLTVLKMATEKRVPLILGTPFLTTVGACIDFPNKKVTLLNVNKTVSYPIQSPMDVGYCGTITCEEPSIEKIQAKVDVPEKEDLVGESSKKLCVEHLKSATREEVSRATKAAHDMKKIVKESHPPPLDKTPHTLTLHPMKLKDGVIEYKIKCKGRSKPFSSAKAIITPQLQNDPIKLQELLSQVLTITLEEVSGQLKAQALDTHYHTSLST; this is translated from the exons atggcaaagAGTGACTCAGTCTACAATGAGGAGTATGATAGAGCCAACAGAGGGAATGACCAGCAGACAAGGAAAGATATCAAGTctttgcaagacaagttggacttg CAAAGACCTCACTACAACAATCAGCAAGGAGGACACCAGGCCACGCAAAGCTACCCTCCTGGTTTCAGCAACCAAAGTAATCAGTCTACTCAAGCTCAAGGCAGTTCTTCTCAAGCTGCATCTTCAGATTCAAGTGTGGATTCTATGTTCAAGAAACTCTTGGAATTTCAAGCCAGAAATGAGAAGACAATGGTTTATGAGTTCAAGAACATCCACACAAAGATTGATGGGAACTACTCTgacctcaacaacaagttcttACAACTTGCATCTCGCTTCAACACTTTGGAGAGTCAG gtagatgagattgaGAAGCTAGTGTTTGGGACTGAGCTTGGAAAAATTGAGAAATTGGTTGTAGCAACAGCTGAAGCACATATGGTGGATAAAGCTATGGAAAGGGTTCAGGTACAAGCTGAAAGGAAGGTTGAAGCAACGAATCTGTTGAGAGTTGAGCCTAGTGCTGAGAAATCAGTTGAGAGGAGAGCTGACCAGAAGCTGAACGAGGTGAAGAAAGACGACACTGAGATTGAGCTGTCACCATATGACAAGCTCCCTTTCCCACAAAGGGTTctcaccaaagctcagaagaaggtGCTCTCCAAGTTCAGGAAAGATCTTAGTGATGTTGGGGTCAGGCTCCCAGAAATCTCCGGTATGCGTGAAGCTCATGTCCAAATGATGCTCATCAAGGACATTCTAGACCACCAAGCAGAAGTGGCCGAGCTTTTGGACATCTCCATTTtgaagattgatccaccagTCCCTCCACAGTCCCTCCCTAAGCTAGAGTCTCAAGGGAAGTTCacattgtcttgctcccttggtaAGATCACTATGAATGATGCTttggttgattctggtgcaagtgtgaatgtgatctcatTGGAAATGGTGAAAAGTCTTGGTATTGAAGGCATGGAGCCAAACACATCTTCTCTCATGTTTGGTGATTCATCTTCTACAACCCCTATTGGCATCATCAAGGATTACCctttgaagattggagcatgcaccATTCCTATAGACCTCACTGTCCTGAAGATGGCAACTGAGAAGAGAGTTCCTTTGATCCTTGGCACTCCATTTCTCACAACAGTTGGAGCATGTATTGATTTCCCAAACAAGAAGGTCACACTCCTCAACGTGAACAAGACTGTCTCTTACCCAATCCAATCTCCAATGGATGTTGGGTATTGTGGAACAATCACTTGTGAAGAACCATCCATTGAAAAGATCCAAGCTAAAGTGGATGTTCCTGAGAAAGAAGATCTTGTTGGAGAGTCCTCTAAAAAGTTGTGTGTTGAGCATTTGAAAAGTGCTACAAGGGAGGAGGTGAGTAGAGCCACAAAGGCTGCTCATgacatgaagaagatagtgaaagaaTCTCATCCTCCACCTCTTGATAAGACTCCTCACACTCTCACTCTCCACccaatgaagctcaaggatggaGTCATTGAGTACAAGATCAAGTGCAAGGGAAGGTCTaagccattctcaagtgcaaaGGCCATCATCACTCCTCAGCTTCAAAACGACCCCATCAAGCTCCAAGAGCTCCTCTCTCAggtcctcaccatcactcttgaag AAGTTTCAGGCCAGCTCAAAGCTCAAGCTCTAGACACCCATTACCACACTTCACTCTCCACTTGA
- the LOC108810523 gene encoding F-box/kelch-repeat protein At2g44700 — translation MSPSSSFSSLPVDIVLEILARVPKRYHPTLSCVSKNFCLLLRSPEIHKIRSLRRRDSLFICFLATTNKGQVPHWFTLRRAENNPRENHFVSIDLTFPCQTEQQPCVVALGPELFFICGSVYPSSTMWVLDSRTGTFRQGPSSRAARIYLSVGVVGSKVYVMGVYRSDDEINVESFDVKTQTWELAHVPEDQDWWRSAAATVSLNRKVCVPRFSDNAIKCYDTRDGSCESLDCPTKGEFLCRTGACVMNNVLYVYYARFGLMWFDSEMRLWRVVNGLTHLNNRRSVAVAEYYGKLAFLWEEEVGVSGETKEVWCRMIALERSEGEVRGIAEAPQLLGSVPRWYRLQYCLSVSD, via the coding sequence ATGTCTCCGTCGTCGTCGTTTTCCTCGCTTCCCGTCGACATCGTCTTGGAAATACTAGCCCGCGTGCCGAAACGCTATCACCCGACCCTCTCTTGCGTATCCAAGAACTTCTGCCTTCTTCTTCGTTCGCCGGAGATACACAAGATCCGCTCTCTCCGCCGCAGAGACTCGCTCTTCATCTGCTTCCTCGCCACAACCAATAAAGGACAGGTCCCACACTGGTTCACTCTCCGCAGAGCTGAGAATAACCCAAGAGAGAACCACTTCGTCTCCATCGACCTCACGTTTCCTTGTCAGACCGAGCAACAACCCTGCGTCGTCGCTCTAGGCCCTGAGCTTTTCTTTATCTGTGGATCGGTCTATCCTTCGTCAACCATGTGGGTTCTTGATTCAAGAACCGGGACGTTTCGCCAAGGACCTAGTTCGAGAGCTGCTAGAATATACCTAAGCGTGGGTGTAGTCGGAAGCAAGGTGTACGTTATGGGGGTCTATAGATCAGATGATGAGATAAACGTGGAGTCATTTGACGTGAAGACGCAGACGTGGGAACTAGCGCATGTTCCCGAGGATCAAGACTGGTGGAGGAGTGCCGCCGCAACTGTGTCATTAAACAGGAAAGTTTGTGTGCCACGTTTTTCTGACAATGCTATTAAGTGCTACGATACTAGAGATGGGTCTTGTGAGAGTTTAGATTGTCCTACTAAGGGTGAATTTTTGTGTAGAACGGGTGCTTGTGTGATGAACAATGTGCTCTACGTTTATTACGCTAGGTTCGGGTTGATGTGGTTTGACTCTGAGATGAGGCTATGGAGAGTGGTTAATGGTTTGACTCATCTCAACAACCGGCGGTCTGTTGCAGTGGCTGAATACTATGGAAAGTTGGCGTTTTTGTGGGAAGAAGAGGTTGGTGTTAGTGGTGAAACGAAGGAGGTTTGGTGTAGAATGATTGCTTTGGAGAGGAGTGAAGGAGAGGTTCGTGGGATTGCTGAAGCGCCTCAACTTCTGGGCAGTGTCCCTCGTTGGTATAGGTTGCAGTATTGTCTCTCTGTTTCagattaa